The nucleotide sequence CCGCTGGTTGAACGAAGTCTTCGCGCGGATGCTGACGAAAGCGCTGCGTCACAAAGTCATACTCCTCATTGGCATCGCCCTGTTCGCCGCCACCGGACCTTGGTTTTATGCGAATTTGCAACGCGAACTCACGCCCAACGAAGATCGCGGAATTTTTCGCGTCATCATGAATTTCCCCCTGGGCTCGACTCCCGCCTACGCGGAGAGCTATGCGGCCGATTCGGAAGCGGTTCTCCTCAACACCCCCGAGGTGGCGCGAATGTTCCGCCTCACCGGGTTCGGTGGAGGCGGGGCGAGTCGGGGCTTCATGTTCATCATGCTCAAACCGTGGGAGGAACGCGAGCGCACCACCCAGCAAGTCATTGCGGGGTTGAGATCAGAGTTTGGCCAGAATCCCGGCGGCATGATCATCGCGGCGCCCGTGCGTCCGCTCGGCGGGCGGCGCAGCACATCCGGGGGCGTGGAGATGGTGTTGGTCGGCCCGGAATTCGACAAGCTGCAGGAACTGGCGGCCGCGATGTCGGCGCAGCTACGCGGCAGTGACGTCTTGAACCGGCCGCGAATTTCGCCCGAGCCCAACAAACCGCAGCTCAATGTCCGCGTCGATCGGGCCCGGGCCGCGGATATGAATGTGCCGGTGGTCGACGTCGCAACGACCCTGGAGTCGCTCTTCGGCGGTCGACGCGTCACGCGGTTTCGCCGGGGCGCGGATGAGTATGACGTCCTGATCCAGGTGGAGGACAAAGACCGCACGGCCCCCTCGGAGTTGGGCAAAATCTATCTGCGATCAACCACGGGAGCTCTGGTGCAACTGAGCAACCTGGTCGACTACACGGAGGAAATCGTGCCGGAGGCATATCCTCATCTTGATCGGCAGCGTTCGATCTCGATTCAAGCCCAGTTGAACGAAGGTTACACCCAAGGCGACGGAGTGGCCGAGTTGGAGCGATTGGCGGCTGGTGTCCTGCCGGAGAACTACAACTACACGTGGGATGGAGAAACCCGGGAATACGTGGAGAGCTCGTCCGATGCCCTGTTGCTGTTCGGGCTCGCCCTCGTATTCACTTTTCTGATTCTGGCGGCCCAGTTCGAGTCGTGGATTCACCCGATCACCATCTTCAGCGGGGTGGTGCTCGCGCTGACCGGGGGGGTGGGAATTCTCTACCTTTCGCGCTATTGGGGCGCGCCCATGACCGATAACATTTTCTCCCGCTTTGGATTGATCATGTTGATCGGACTGGTGGCCAAGAACGGTATTCTGATTGTCGAGTTCGCCAACCAGCTTCGCATTGAAGGACGGGATGCGGCGCAAGCGGCCTACGAGGCGGCCACGCTCCGTTTTCGGCCGATCCTGATGACCGCGATTTCCACCATCCTCGGCGCATTACCCTTGGCGTTGGCGACCGGGCCCGGCGCCGAAACGCGCAACCCCATGGGCATGGCGATCGTGGGGGGGCTGACCATCGCGACCTTTTTGACGCTCTTTGTGATCCCCGTGATCTACATCATCATGGATCGCATCGTGATGAAGCTCACCGGTAAATCCAGTGCGCACGGTTTGGTGCAGGCCGCCGCGATCGAAAAGGAAGTCTCGACCCACGAATCCCTGGCCGGCGCGAACAACGAGCACTGATACTCGAGGTGAGTCCCGGGTGATTCGGTCGCTGAGCAACTAAACTCGCCCCTGCCACAAAATCGCTCTACTTCTCCCGCCCTGATGGAGTCTCAATCCGTTCATCCCGTTCCTCCGCCGGCAGCACTCTTGCGACGCATGCAAAAATACGGCTCCGATCCGCGGGTCGAACTGAGTTCGGACGAATCGGCTCCGCTGGTGCGTTGTGAAATAGAATCGACGCGGGGACACGCCGTGGTGGAGCTCACCGAGATCGATACCGCTGATGTTACGATCCAATGGATGCAAAACGGAACTCCGCTGCAGGGGCAGGATCAGCCCGTGTTGCACTTGGCGGAACTGTCGCCGGCTGACACCGATATTTACTACGCTATTATTACTGAAAAGTCTCGGCAGCGGCGGTCGCAGTCTCTGTTGCTCGCGGTCTACCCCGGTTATCCGATGCTCGATCACTCCGCACGGGCGTATGTATCCGAAGGCAAAGGCCTGACCAAGGGATTTGTCGTGGCGAAAGCCGTGGGACCGGTGCGGAAAAAGCGATACCTTCTGCGGGTGATTGGACCGTCATTAAAGAAATTCGATATCAGCCGACCATTAATGCGGCCGGTAGTGACGCTGTCCCGACGCAATGTAAGTTGTCAGGGCCTGCTGCAAACCACTGACCCACGGATTCGCGAGTGGGAGCAAAAGGCGGGAGCGTTTAAACTGGATAACCCTGAACAAGAGTTTGTGGCCTCAGCCGAATTACCGCCCGGGAGTTACAGTCTGACGATTCAAGCCGAGGCGGGCGACGAAGGGGAAGTGCTGGTCGAAATCTACGAGTTAAACCTTTGAATCCGCCCGACCGAAGTCCTCCGAAAACCGTTCCATGAATCCACTCCATGACCTCAGCCATTTGACTCCGAACCTGGCCGTGTCGAAGCGCGACGATATGGTGAGTCCAGGGGAGGAGGAGGCGTATTTTGAAATCGGACGTCGCGCTTTGGATTTGGCCATGTTTGCCGGCCGACTCTGCGACAAACCTCATTTTCAAAACATTCTCGATCTTCCCTGTGGCCATGGACGGGTCATGCGGTGGCTGCGGGCGCAGTATGACTATGCGACGATCACGGGGTGTGATCTCGACCGCGATGGCGTTGATTTCTGCGCGCAACAATTCGGTGCTCAGGCGGTATATTCCGAAAGGGATCTGACGTCGCTGCCGTTTCGCGATCAGTTCGATTTTGTTTGGTGCGGGTCTTTGTTAACCCACCTGAATACCGCAGCATGGTTGGCGGCGCTGGACTGCCTCATCCGGTGGACGAGCGATTGCGGCGTGATCATGTTTTCCGTTCAAGGCCGGTTTTTTTCCAGTCTGTTGGCTCGGGGGGAACACGAGTTTTCCGACAACGCGGACATCGAGACTTTACTCCATAATTTCAGTAATACCGGCACGGCATTTGAGCCGTATTTTGAGGATCCTGACCAACAATATGGCCTTTCTTTGGTATCGCCCGAATATCTCACGCGCGTGCTGCAACGTTATCCCAACGTCATCATGCGAGCCTATTTGGAACAAGCGTGGGGCGTGCAGGACGTCGTGATTCTTTATAAGCGGGAAGGCTTCTACGAGCCTCTACTAGGAACGCCCGCGTAGGGAGACGCCGGCATGGGAACGAGCACCACTCCACGCTTGCACGGCATCACGGATACGTGGCGCCCGGCTGGAGGTAGCGCTCGTCGCCGGGTTGGTTGAGTTGCCAATAAGGGATGCGGATGGCGTGCCGGCGCTGCAAAGAGCTGCCGTCCCAGCGTTGCCAGCCGACCATCACGTGGGGGTATTCGCGATCAAAGGTGAGTCGGTCGGTGCCGCGCTCATGGGTGACGGTCACCCGCCAGCCGCGAGGCGTCCGCTCCACGGCGAATGCGGCGGGGGCCCACCGCAGCTGGTCGGCCTTGGAATCGATCACCGATTCCATCAGAGGAGCCTCAAAAAGTGTCACCTTGCCGAAATCGATTTGGCGCAGGCGAAACGGGAGTTCGTCGTAGAGAAGTCCCCCCGACGGAGCGCGAGCGGTTTTGTCCACTTCGCTCATCCCTTCCCAGTAGGTGAAAGCCCGATACCGCCAGCCGTTGCGGGTCAAATTGCCCTGCTTGTAGCTCAAGCCGCAGGAGTCGTTGGTGGTGGAGGCAAATTTAATCAATGCACCGTCGCGTTGCCGCCAGAACGACGAGTGGCCCTGATCGTAACGGTAACTGCCGGTGGGCACGGTGATGACCTGATTGAGTTTAATGACCGGATAGGCTCCGGTGGCGCGCCAATCGTCGGCCTTGACCTGATGATCGGCGGCAAAATCTTCTCGCACGAGGATGTGACGAATCTCGGTTTCGCGCAGCGTGCCATACCGTTTTTCCTTGGCGTCGAACACCACGACCTCTGCGTTACCGTCGCCCCAGAACGCATCGTCTTTAAGCAACTTGCTGGAGAACGGCGCGGCGGACGCGCCGAGAGCAACACAGCACAGGGTTAGAAAACAGGTCCCGAAGTAGCGCATGATCGTAACGCTGACGCCGACGATCCGCCAAGGCAACGCGCACCGTGCGTTTTGGTCTGCACAAGAATTAGACTTGCTCAGCGGTTTGAAGTTTCGAGGGGAGCGCGTTGCCTTGGGAACCCCCCTCAACCTCGTTCGTTTCGCCATGTCCCCATTTCAACGCTGCATCGTTGCCGCTCTATTAACCCTGGCTGCCGCCGCCCCGGCGGTGGCTCAACTGGAACATCGACAGAGCGCGTATACCGTGCAGGTCCAAAACCCGGGCGGCACGCCGCTGGCGGGGGCCACGGTGCGGGTGGAAATGATGAATCCGGCCTTCCGATTTGGCACCGCCATCGTCTTCGGGGAGCTCTACGCCGGTCAGTCGGAATACGACGTAAAGGGAATCGACGCCCTGCAAAACTACTTCAACTCGGTCACGTTCGGAAACTACATGAAGTGGAGTTACATCGAAGGTCGGTCGGATGCGGCCACGTTGAGCACCATCAATGATGTTCACGCGCTCAATGCCTTCGGCAGCGGCGACGACATGCGACTGCGCGGACACGTCACGGTGTGGGGCGCGCAATACCAATTGCCGGCCGACTTGCGGGCAATGACCGATCCGGCGGCGGTGCAGACCCGTATCCGCAACCATGTTACCGATTACCATACGCTGTTCAAAGATGCCGGCGTCGATAATTTCGATCTCTACAACGAGCACTTTCATGAGCGCGAATTCATCATCGAAAAAGCCGTGCCGTCGGGGGGGCTGGCGGATGAGGCCGCGGAGGTGGCGGAGTGGTTCAAGGCCGCCAAGGCCGCCGACCCCGAGGCGGTGCTGTTCATCAATGAATACAATATTCTGAATTTTTGGCAGGAAAACGACAGCGACGTGATCGCCTACAAAACCTTCGTCGATGCGGTGCGCGACGCCGGCGGCCCGGTGGACGGCATCGGACTGCAAGCTCACATGGACCGTCTGACCACGAAAGCCCAAGCGCTGCGTCGGTTCAGTATTCTTTCCGCTCCCATGGCCCCCACGGCCAACCACCCGGAAGGGTTGCCCGGCCTGCGGCTGGAAGTCACCGAGCTCGATATCAATACGCAGGGTTGGACGTCGGCCACACCCGCGCAACAAGCCGAAGTCACGGCCAATGTGCTGGATGCTTCCTTTGAGCATCCGGCGGTGGATGGCGTCACGATCTGGGGCATGCGGGATTCGATCCACTGGCGGGACAACTCCATCCTCTTCGATGATTCCGATCCGGACAATTGGGTGGTCAAACCCAGTGGACAGGCGTGGATCGATCGGGTCAAAGGCACGTGGTGGACCGATATTGGCGGTCTTTCCGGCAGCACCGGCCGCTATACCGGCACGGTTTTCAAAGGAAAGCACCGGATCACGGTCAGCTATTTGGGCGAGACCAAGGAATACATTCGCGACATCACGGCGGATGGAAATCTGACCGTGGAATTCGATGCCGAGCCGATTGATACCTCCGCGAGTTTCCTGAGTAATCTTTCCGTGCGCGCCCCTCTCGACGCCGATCAGACGCTGAGCCTTGGTTTTGTCGTCGATGGCGGCAGCAAGAGCGTTTTAACCCGGGTCGCCGGACCGGCGTTGGCGAGTTTTGGTATCACCAACTTTATGCCCGACCCGCAATTGGAGATCCGTCAGGGCGAAACGGTGATCGCAACCAACAACGATTGGGATGCCGCCACCGTGTCCGCGACCGCGGACGGTCTCGGCGCTTTCACGATGGATCCCGGCAGCAAGGACACCGCCTTGATCGCGGCCGTTTCCGGGCCCAATACCGTCGAAATCAGCGGTGATGCCGCGGGTGTGGTGCTCAGTGAAGTTTACGACACGGCCGCAAGTTCGACCGGTCCGCGCTTGTCCAATGTCTCGGCCCTCAACTTCACCAGCAGCGGCGATAATGTGCTGACTGCGGGCTTTGTGGTCGGCGGTTCGGGCCAAGCCCGGCTGTTGATCCGCGGGGTCGGCCCGACTTTGGCGGAACTCGGGGTGCCCAACACCTTGGTCGACCCCAAAATCACTGTTTTCCAGGGGAGCACCGTGGTCGCCACCAACGACAACTGGGACGGCAGTTTGGCGGGTGTAGCCAGCGAAGTCGGAGCGTTTGCCTTAACTGCCGGAAGCAAAGACGCCGCTTTACTCGCAGTGGTGAACGCAGAAGGCGCGTCCTATACGGTTCAAGTCGTCGGGGCCGACGGCGGCACGGGCCGGGCTCTCATCGAAGTTTACGAAATTCGATGAAAACGCTGCTGACCCTTGCTCTCACCTTGACCGCCGCCTCACTTGCGACCGCGGGCGATACCGCGCCGGCGGACATGCATCTCTTTTTATTGGCCGGCCAGTCGAATATGGCAGGCCGAGGTGAAATTGATCCGACCGACAATGAGGCGTTGGCGAATGTCTTCGTGCTCGACGCCACCGGAGAGTGGGAGCCCGCGATCGAGCCTTATCACTACGACAAGTCATTCGCCGCGGCGGGGTTGGCGCGCTCGTTTGCCGAAGCCTATCTGCGCGACCATCCGGGCACGGTCATCGGCTTTATTCCCACTGCTTGCGGAGGCTCACCGGTGTCGGCCTGGCAGCCGGGAATCTATTTTGAAGCCACGGACAGTCATCCGTGGGATGACGCGGTCGGGCGCCTGTCCATCGCGCGAAAGCACGGCACGCTCAAAGGCGTCTTGTGGCACCAAGGGGAAAGCGACAGTCATCCCGCACTGGCTCCGGCATATCAATCGGCCTTGGTGGATTTGATTCAACGATTTCACACCGATTTGACTGTGGGGAACGTGCCAATAATTCTGGGTCAAATAGGGCGGTTCGAGGGCAAGCCCTGGGGCGAGCCGAACCTGACGATCGATCGCTCGATTCGGGCGGTGGCTCGTGAACAGGCGAGGGTGGGTTTCGTCTCGGCCGAGGGGCTGACGGCAAAGCCGGACGGCATTCACTTTAACACCGCTTCGCTACGCGAGTTCGGCCGTCGCTACTACGTGGAATTTCAACGCGTAGCGTCGACCTCGGACACTCCCTAAATCTCGGCGGTGTCTTTTTTGAAGTCGTCCGCGCAATCGGCGCACATGCCGTGGCTGAAGCGGATCTCGCTGCGGGTCCGGAAATACTCGTCGACCTGCTGCCAGTAACCGTCGTCGTCTCTCACCTTTTTGCACCACGCACAAATCGGGAGCAGGCCGGAGAGGGTTTTAACCTCGGCGAGGGCTTGGCTGAGTTGTTCGTTGCGCTGTTGCAGGTTCGAAATGAGCAAGCCCACGAAGAGCGCGACCATGAAGAAGCTCACTTCCAAGTCCCCCATGATATCGACCGCCACGGCCAGGGAGCCATTGCCCTGAGCGGCCGGGAAGGAGGCAAAACTGATCCGGAAGAGGTGAAATACCGCATGGGCCGCAAACACCGTCGCCGGCGCCGTGTAGGAACGCCAGAAGACCGGAGCGGAGTTGCGCAGGGCACGGTAGGAGAGAAACGCGAGCGTCGCCCAAATGATACCATTGACGACCCGCCGCCAAACGGAGTCGGAATCGGCGAAGTAAAATGCGACCAAGGCCACCGCATGCACCATGACCAGGATCGCGGTGAGCCGACGCGGCACCGTCATTTCGGCATGAATACGAGCGCCCACCAGCAGGATGGCTTGGCCCACGGTAACGAGCAACGTGGGTAAAATTCGATCCACGGCTCCCGGTAGAATGGGACGGGATGCGAAGAGGATATCGGCGACGAGCATCACCCACGCGGCAATCATCCAATAGAGCAGCGATCCGCGATGTTCTCCCCGGCGCCAAGCATCGGTCATCAGCACCGCGATAATGGCGCAAATAATGATGTTGGTGAGGTAGATTATCGTCTCGCGATCCATATCGACTGCAGCGCGGATTAGGTTCTACGGCAAGTTGGGACACCTCGTCTCCCATGTCGATACCGACGAGACGAGGTGCCGGGAGTCGACCGGGGGTCAGGCGCCCGATTTACCCGCTCGTTCCGCCTTGCGGCGTTCGTTGCTGTTGAGAATTTTCTTTCGCAGGCGCAGCGTGGACGGCGTCACTTCGACGTATTCGTCCGGAGCGATGTATTCGATACAGCGCTCGAGCGACATCTTGATGGCGGGGGTCAATTGGATGCCCTTGCCGTCACCTTGCGAACGGAAATTCGTCAGCTGCTTGGCCTTCACGGCGTTGACCGGGATGCCTTCGTCGCGCGGGTTTTCACCGATGATCATGCCCTCGTAAACATCCTCGCCGGCACCGACGAAGAGTTTGCCCCGCTCCTGAATGGTCTCAAGCGCGTAAGCGGTCGTCACGCCGGCTTCGGTGGCGATCAACGTGCCGGTGATACGGGTGCTGAGATCGCCGGCCCACGGGCCGTATTCCTTGAACAAATGGGACATGACACCGTGGCCGCTGGTGGCATTGACGAGGTCGACCTCCATGCCGATCAAGCCCCGGGTGGTGATGGTGGCTTCGATCATGGTGGTCGCGTTGAGCTTTTCCATGTTGGTGAGCTGACCCTTGCGGTTGGCGAGGTTCTGCATGATGGCGCCGACACAATCATCGGGCACTTCGATCCAAACCGTTTCGTAGGGCTCCTGAATCGCCCCATCGACTTCCTTGGTGATGACGGTCGGACGGGAAACGAGGAGCTCGAAGCCCTCGCGGCGCATCGTTTCAACGAGCACCGCGATTTGCATGGCGCCACGGGCCTTGACGTTGAAAGCACCACCGGCGGCGGCATCTTCGACGAAAATCGAGATGTTGGTTTTGACCTCCTTATAGAGACGTTCCCGGAGCTGACGGGAGGTGACGAACTTGCCTTCCTTGCCGACGAGCGGACCGTCGTTGACCGCCAGCTGCATCTCCAGCGTGGGCGGGTCGATATCGGTGAAGGGCAGGGCATGACCGTCCGGATCGGCGGTCAGGGTGTCGCCGATGTCGATGTCCTCGAAACCCGAGAGACCCACAATGTTGCCGGCGACGGCGTTGCTCGTCTCGACCGTGCCGAGACCCGAGAACTCGAGCACCTTGGTGATCTTACCGCGGGCGCGTTTGCCGTCGCGGTTGCGAATGATGTGCACGTTGTCGCCGATCTTGACCTCGCCACCGAGAATCTTGCCGACGGCGATACGGCCGACGTAGTCGCTCCAATCGATGTTGGAGACCAACATGTGGAAGGGTTGGTTGGGGCGGGCGAAGGGCGGCGGCACGTGCTCGAGGATGACCTCGAACAACGGCGTGAGATCCTTTTTCTCGTCGTCGAGTTTGCGCATCATGTAGCCGTCGCGTCCGGAACCGAAAACGACGGGGGCATCGAACTGTTCCTCGGTCGCGTTGAGTTCGAGCAGGAGCTCGAGCACCTTCTCATACATCTCCTTCGGGTCGGCGTTCTCGCGGTCAATCTTGTTGAGCACGATGATGACCTTGAGGCCGTGGCCCAAAGCTTTGCGCAGCACGAAACGCGTCTGGGCCTGGGGGCCGTCGTAGGCGTCGACCAGGAGCAATACGCCGTCGACCATCCGCAGCGCGCGCTCCACCTCGCCGCCGAAGTCCGCGTGACCGGGGGTGTCGACGATGTTGATGATCTTGTCCGCCCAGTGCACGGACGTGTTCTTGGCCTTGATCGTGATACCTTTCTCACGTTCAAGGTCCATGGAGTCCATGGCCCGGTCGTCGACCTGTTGGTTGGCGCGAAAGGCGCCGCCCTGCTTGAGCAAGGTGTCGACGAGGGTGGTCTTCCCATGGTCGACGTGGGCAATAATGGCGATGTTGCGGATGTTCTGGTTCATGTCCGGGGACGGCTTAGTTTAGCGCGAAAAGGATCAACGTGCAGGGCGCGGCAGGCGTTAGCAAGTCGGAAGGCGGGGCAAATCCCCGGGATTTAAGGGCTGGCTGCGAGGGAAATGGCACGTGAAGGTGGAGCCTTCCCCGGGGGTCGATTGCAGGCTCAGGAAACCGTGATGCAGGTTTACCAGTCGCGTTACCATGGCGAGACCGAGCCCGGTGCCGGCGCGGCGGGATTTGGTGGAAAAGAAAGGCTCAAAGATGCGCGCTCTGACTTCCGGGGCTATGCCGGTGCCAGTGTCACGGATCGATACGGTGACGTAATCACCCGTCTCCGGACGCGCGGGGTCGGCGGCCACGTCCCGGGACGATTCGGTTTCTTCGCCGACGGCGATGATGATTTGACCTCCCGAGGGCATGGCGTCTCGGGCGTTAACACACAGATTCATGAAAATCTGGTGAAGCTGACCGGCGTTGGCGGTGATGAGCGGGGGCGTCGTCAAGAGCGGGGACTCGAACCGCACCTCCACATCCGACGGAAACGTTTTGGCGGCGATTTGAGCGACCTCTTTGGCGGCTTCGCCGATGTCGACTGCGCTGATGTCCGCATCTGATCCCCGGGAAAAGCTTAGCAATTGGGACAGCATCTCCGCCCCGCGCTGACTGTGGGATTGGATCGTCTCAAGTTGCTGCCTCTCCTTGCCCGCTGCTTGCAGGAGCAGCAGTGACGCCGTGCCTTCGACCGCGCAGAGAATATTGTTCAGATCGTGCGCGATGCCTCCCGCCAGCAATCCCAGCACATCCAAACGTTGAATACTGATGAGTTGTTGTTCGAGTTCACGGCGTTCGGTGATGTCGCGAAGACTAAAAATGAGCGAGTTGCCGGGCAGTCGGGCGGCCGTGATTTCGACCTGATTCGGAAAGCGCCGGGCGTAGACCAATTCCGTCGTCAAGGGACGGGAATGCCTGCGTTGGACGGCATCGAGTGAGGCCTCGAGTTCGGCGCTGGCGGCAGGAGTCAACCACCCATGAAAGTTTCCCGAAAGCGGCGCGTCTTCGCTGAGCATTTCCTGCGCGGCGCGATTCACGATGATAATATTACCGGCGGCATTGGTGACCACCAATCCGTCCGGCGCGTGGTTGATGGCCTGCTCAAACCGGGCGCGCTCTTCGTAGAGCGAACGGAAGCGATTGATGCGGGTGATGGTCTTGAGGCGGATTTTCAACTCCGTGGTATCGATCGGCTTCGAGAGAAAGTCATCCGCACCGGCGCTCAAACCGGCCAACCTCGATTCGCGATCGTTCAAGGCCGTCAGCAGCACAATGGGCACCTCCCGCAAGGTCTCGTGCTGGCGAACACGCCGACAGGTCTCGAAGCCGTCGATTCCGGGCATCATCACATCGAGTAAAATTACATCCGGGGTGTCCGCCTGCGCCACCGCCAGCGCTTCCAGGCCGGTCGTGGCTTCGAGCAATTGGTAGCCTTCCGGCAGCAACAATGCACGCAGCAACGCACGCGAACGGGCGCTGTCATCCACGATCAGGACTACGGGGGAAGGGTTTAAGTTGGTTGGTGACACGGACAGATTGAGCGGCCGCCACGACTGGCTAGGGCGACGTCTTCAAGAAGGGCCTGATCGCTTCATAAAAGCTCTGCAACGTAAACGGCTTCGGGAGAAAATTATTGGCGCCCGCTCGCTCACACGTCTCGCGGGTGAGTTCATCCGACAGTGCCGTCACCATGACGATGGGAATATGCGACGTCCGCTCGTCGGCGCGGAGCGCGCGC is from Synoicihabitans lomoniglobus and encodes:
- a CDS encoding sialate O-acetylesterase, with the translated sequence MKTLLTLALTLTAASLATAGDTAPADMHLFLLAGQSNMAGRGEIDPTDNEALANVFVLDATGEWEPAIEPYHYDKSFAAAGLARSFAEAYLRDHPGTVIGFIPTACGGSPVSAWQPGIYFEATDSHPWDDAVGRLSIARKHGTLKGVLWHQGESDSHPALAPAYQSALVDLIQRFHTDLTVGNVPIILGQIGRFEGKPWGEPNLTIDRSIRAVAREQARVGFVSAEGLTAKPDGIHFNTASLREFGRRYYVEFQRVASTSDTP
- the typA gene encoding translational GTPase TypA, with protein sequence MNQNIRNIAIIAHVDHGKTTLVDTLLKQGGAFRANQQVDDRAMDSMDLEREKGITIKAKNTSVHWADKIINIVDTPGHADFGGEVERALRMVDGVLLLVDAYDGPQAQTRFVLRKALGHGLKVIIVLNKIDRENADPKEMYEKVLELLLELNATEEQFDAPVVFGSGRDGYMMRKLDDEKKDLTPLFEVILEHVPPPFARPNQPFHMLVSNIDWSDYVGRIAVGKILGGEVKIGDNVHIIRNRDGKRARGKITKVLEFSGLGTVETSNAVAGNIVGLSGFEDIDIGDTLTADPDGHALPFTDIDPPTLEMQLAVNDGPLVGKEGKFVTSRQLRERLYKEVKTNISIFVEDAAAGGAFNVKARGAMQIAVLVETMRREGFELLVSRPTVITKEVDGAIQEPYETVWIEVPDDCVGAIMQNLANRKGQLTNMEKLNATTMIEATITTRGLIGMEVDLVNATSGHGVMSHLFKEYGPWAGDLSTRITGTLIATEAGVTTAYALETIQERGKLFVGAGEDVYEGMIIGENPRDEGIPVNAVKAKQLTNFRSQGDGKGIQLTPAIKMSLERCIEYIAPDEYVEVTPSTLRLRKKILNSNERRKAERAGKSGA
- a CDS encoding ATP-binding response regulator → MSPTNLNPSPVVLIVDDSARSRALLRALLLPEGYQLLEATTGLEALAVAQADTPDVILLDVMMPGIDGFETCRRVRQHETLREVPIVLLTALNDRESRLAGLSAGADDFLSKPIDTTELKIRLKTITRINRFRSLYEERARFEQAINHAPDGLVVTNAAGNIIIVNRAAQEMLSEDAPLSGNFHGWLTPAASAELEASLDAVQRRHSRPLTTELVYARRFPNQVEITAARLPGNSLIFSLRDITERRELEQQLISIQRLDVLGLLAGGIAHDLNNILCAVEGTASLLLLQAAGKERQQLETIQSHSQRGAEMLSQLLSFSRGSDADISAVDIGEAAKEVAQIAAKTFPSDVEVRFESPLLTTPPLITANAGQLHQIFMNLCVNARDAMPSGGQIIIAVGEETESSRDVAADPARPETGDYVTVSIRDTGTGIAPEVRARIFEPFFSTKSRRAGTGLGLAMVTRLVNLHHGFLSLQSTPGEGSTFTCHFPRSQPLNPGDLPRLPTC
- a CDS encoding efflux RND transporter permease subunit; the encoded protein is MLLSDVSIKRPVVCIVLAVLILLVGIMAFKRLPVREYPDIESPVVSVNASYPGAAAEVIETQITDPLEEELSSIDGVRIMRSNSNPGRGSVTLEFDLRRDINEAANDVRDKIGRVQDRLPDEVEAPDVEKADSDADSVLTISMNSDRFSRLELAEIAERVVVQRLQTVPGVSRVQLLGPRFAMRLWVDPDRLAAYQLTVGDIERALRQQNVDIPSGRIESVTREFGMRLEGRLNEVSDYENLVLAARGDSQVKFSDVGRVELGSSDYRVKGYFNGRTTVGVRVNKQTQANLLQLAGEVKALLPEIRKNLPEDVNLEVAYDTSVFVQRSVDEVYLTLYIAGVLVVLTIFVFLRDWRATVIPLVAIPVSIVGSFAVIQAMGFSLNLLTMLALVLAVGLVVDDAIVMLENIYRRIEQGEAPIHASIFGARQMAFAVISTTLTLIAVFVPVAFQSGRTGRLFFEFGITLAVAVSVSSLIALTLTPMLCSRLLVGRKASDGKMAHGLFYRLTEPGFRWLNEVFARMLTKALRHKVILLIGIALFAATGPWFYANLQRELTPNEDRGIFRVIMNFPLGSTPAYAESYAADSEAVLLNTPEVARMFRLTGFGGGGASRGFMFIMLKPWEERERTTQQVIAGLRSEFGQNPGGMIIAAPVRPLGGRRSTSGGVEMVLVGPEFDKLQELAAAMSAQLRGSDVLNRPRISPEPNKPQLNVRVDRARAADMNVPVVDVATTLESLFGGRRVTRFRRGADEYDVLIQVEDKDRTAPSELGKIYLRSTTGALVQLSNLVDYTEEIVPEAYPHLDRQRSISIQAQLNEGYTQGDGVAELERLAAGVLPENYNYTWDGETREYVESSSDALLLFGLALVFTFLILAAQFESWIHPITIFSGVVLALTGGVGILYLSRYWGAPMTDNIFSRFGLIMLIGLVAKNGILIVEFANQLRIEGRDAAQAAYEAATLRFRPILMTAISTILGALPLALATGPGAETRNPMGMAIVGGLTIATFLTLFVIPVIYIIMDRIVMKLTGKSSAHGLVQAAAIEKEVSTHESLAGANNEH
- a CDS encoding endo-1,4-beta-xylanase, which gives rise to MSPFQRCIVAALLTLAAAAPAVAQLEHRQSAYTVQVQNPGGTPLAGATVRVEMMNPAFRFGTAIVFGELYAGQSEYDVKGIDALQNYFNSVTFGNYMKWSYIEGRSDAATLSTINDVHALNAFGSGDDMRLRGHVTVWGAQYQLPADLRAMTDPAAVQTRIRNHVTDYHTLFKDAGVDNFDLYNEHFHEREFIIEKAVPSGGLADEAAEVAEWFKAAKAADPEAVLFINEYNILNFWQENDSDVIAYKTFVDAVRDAGGPVDGIGLQAHMDRLTTKAQALRRFSILSAPMAPTANHPEGLPGLRLEVTELDINTQGWTSATPAQQAEVTANVLDASFEHPAVDGVTIWGMRDSIHWRDNSILFDDSDPDNWVVKPSGQAWIDRVKGTWWTDIGGLSGSTGRYTGTVFKGKHRITVSYLGETKEYIRDITADGNLTVEFDAEPIDTSASFLSNLSVRAPLDADQTLSLGFVVDGGSKSVLTRVAGPALASFGITNFMPDPQLEIRQGETVIATNNDWDAATVSATADGLGAFTMDPGSKDTALIAAVSGPNTVEISGDAAGVVLSEVYDTAASSTGPRLSNVSALNFTSSGDNVLTAGFVVGGSGQARLLIRGVGPTLAELGVPNTLVDPKITVFQGSTVVATNDNWDGSLAGVASEVGAFALTAGSKDAALLAVVNAEGASYTVQVVGADGGTGRALIEVYEIR
- a CDS encoding class I SAM-dependent methyltransferase, with protein sequence MNPLHDLSHLTPNLAVSKRDDMVSPGEEEAYFEIGRRALDLAMFAGRLCDKPHFQNILDLPCGHGRVMRWLRAQYDYATITGCDLDRDGVDFCAQQFGAQAVYSERDLTSLPFRDQFDFVWCGSLLTHLNTAAWLAALDCLIRWTSDCGVIMFSVQGRFFSSLLARGEHEFSDNADIETLLHNFSNTGTAFEPYFEDPDQQYGLSLVSPEYLTRVLQRYPNVIMRAYLEQAWGVQDVVILYKREGFYEPLLGTPA